In Tachysurus vachellii isolate PV-2020 chromosome 3, HZAU_Pvac_v1, whole genome shotgun sequence, one genomic interval encodes:
- the naa20 gene encoding N-alpha-acetyltransferase 20, with translation MTTLRAFNCDDLFKFNNINLDPLTETYGIPFYLQYLAHWPEYFIVAEAPGGELMGYIMGKAEGSVAREEWHGHVTALSVAPEFRRLGLAAKLMDMLEEISERKGGFFVDLFVRVSNQVAVNMYKQLGYSVYRTVIEYYSASNGEPDEDAYDMRKALSRDTEKKSIIPLPHPVRPEDIE, from the exons AAATCTGGACCCTTTAACAGAGACT TATGGCATTCCCTTTTACTTGCAGTATCTGGCACACTGGCCAGAGTATTTCATCGTGGCCGAGGCGCCGGGTGGTGAGCTGATGGGCTACA TCATGGGgaaggccgagggctcagtggCACGTGAGGAGTGGCACGGACACGTCACTGCTCTGTCAGTGGCTCCTGAGTTCAGACGGCTGGGTTTGGCTGCCAAACTCATGGACATGTTGGAGGAAATCTCAGAAAG GAAAGGAGGTTTCTTCGTTGACCTCTTTGTTCGTGTCTCCAATCAAGTGGCAGTGAACATGTACAAACAGTTGGGCTACAGCGTTTACAGAACCGTCATCGAATATTACTCAGCCAGCAACGGAGAACCAGACGAAGACGCCTACG atATGAGGAAAGCGTTATcaagagacacagagaagaaGTCCATAATTCCACTCCCGCATCCTGTCCGTCCAGAAGACATAGAATAA
- the crnkl1 gene encoding crooked neck-like protein 1 encodes MASTAAGKQRIPKVAKVKNKAPAEVQITAEQLLREAKERELELLPPPPKQKITDEEELNDYKLRKRKGFEDNIRKNRTVISNWIKYAQWEESLKEIQRARSIYERALDVDHRNVTLWLKYAEMEMKNRQVNHARNIWDRAITILPRVNQFWYKYSYMEEMLGNIAGCRQVFERWMEWEPEEQAWHSYINFELRYKEVEKARCIYERFVIVHPQVKNWIKYARFEDKHGYIAHARKVYERAVEFFGEEHIDENLFVAFARFEEKQKEFERVRVIYKYALDKIPKQKAQELFKNYTVFEKRFGDRRGIEDVIVSKRRFQYEEEVKASPHNYDAWFDYLRLVESDADPDTVREVYERAISNVPPITEKRHWRRYIYLWINYALYEELEVKDPERTRLVYQACLELIPHKKFTFAKIWLLYGQFEVRQKNLQKARQCLGTGIGKCPKNKLFKGYIELELQLREFDRCRKLYEKYLEYSPENCTTWIKFAELETILGDVERARAIFELAIGQPRLDMPEVLWKSYIDFEIEQEEYENTRGLYKRLLQRTQHVKVWISYAQFELSIEGDERLQRCRQVYEEANRSLRTCEEKEERLMLLEAWKDFEHEFGTSANKDRVRKLMPEKVKKRRKLTAEDGSDAGWEEYYDYIFPEDAANQPNLKLLAMAKMWKKQQQQDERPEEAETETDESVEPTQPGDEQEESGKTQENKEGVFDDRDDSDSSSSSSGSESDEENTEDKSEQKTNPTEEE; translated from the exons ATGGCGTCCACCGCGGCAGGGAAGCAGAGAATACCGAAAGTGGCAAAG GTGAAGAATAAAGCTCCAGCTGAGGTGCAGATCACAGCCGAGCAACTGCTTCGAGAAGCCAAAGAACGAGAACTCGAGCTACTCCCTCCTCCACCCAAACAGAAGATCACTGATGAAGAGGAGTTAAATGATTACAAATTACGAAAAcgcaag GGATTTGAAGACAATATCAGAAAGAACAGGACCGTCATAAGCAACTGGATCAAGTACGCACAATGGGAGGAGAGTCTGAAAGAAATACAGAG AGCCCGGTCTATCTACGAGCGTGCGCTGGACGTGGATCACCGGAATGTCACACTATGGCTGAAATACGCCGAGATGGAGATGAAGAACCGGCAGGTCAATCACGCTCGCAACATCTGGGACCGGGCCATAACCATCCTGCCCCGAGTCAACCAGTTCTG GTACAAATACAGCTACATGGAGGAGATGCTGGGGAACATAGCTGGCTGCAGGCAAGTGTTTGAGCGCTGGATGGAGTGGGAGCCAGAGGAGCAGGCCTGGCACTCTTACATCAACTTTGAGCTGCGCTATAAGGAGGTGGAGAAAGCCCGCTGCATTTATGAGAGAT TTGTGATAGTCCATCCCCAAGTGAAGAACTGGATCAAATACGCCCGCTTTGAAGATAAGCACGGTTACATTGCTCATGCGAGAAAAGTGTACGAGAGGGCCGTGGAGTTCTTCGGCGAGGAACATATAGATGAAAACCTCTTTGTGGCTTTTGCCAGATTtgaggagaaacagaaagag tttgagCGTGTTCGGGTGATCTATAAGTACGCCCTGGACAAAATCCCCAAACAGAAGGCCCAGGAGCTTTTCAAGAACTACACAGTGTTTGAGAAGAGGTTTGGAGACAGGAGAGGAATCGAGGACGTAATCGTCAGCAAGAGGAGATTTCAGTATGAGGAGGAGGTTAAG GCAAGCCCACACAACTATGACGCCTGGTTCGATTACCTGCGGCTGGTGGAGAGCGACGCAGACCCCGACACGGTCCGAGAGGTATACGAACGAGCCATCTCCAACGTTCCTCCCATCACAGAGAAGAGACACTGGAGACGTTACATTTACTTGTGGATCAACTATGCACTCTATGAGGAGCTGGAGGTCAAG GACCCCGAGAGAACAAGACTGGTGTATCAGGCATGTCTGGAGCTTATCCCTCACAAAAAG TTTACCTTCGCTAAAATCTGGCTGCTCTACGGCCAGTTTGAAGTTCGCCAGAAGAACCTGCAGAAAGCCAGACAATGCCTG GGCACAGGCATTGGGAAATGCCCAAAGAATAAGCTGTTTAAGGGCTACATCGAGCTGGAGTTGCAGCTGAGAGAGTTTGACCGCTGCAGGAAGCTCTACGAGAAGTACCTGGAGTACAGCCCGGAGAACTGTACTACCTGGATCAAGTTTGCCGAGCTGGAGACGATCCTGGGAGACGTAGAAAGAGCACGGGCCATATTCGAGCTGGCTATCGGTCAGCCTCGTCTCGACATGCCAGAG GTGCTATGGAAGTCCTATATTGACTTTGAAATCGAACAGGAAGAATATGAGAACACACGAGGACTTTATAAGAGGCTCCTGCAGCGCACACAGCACGTCAAG GTATGGATCAGTTACGCACAGTTTGAGCTGTCGATTGAGGGTGACGAGCGACTGCAGCGGTGCAGGCAGGTCTACGAGGAAGCTAACCGTAGCCTACGCACAtgtgaggagaaggaggagaggcTCATGCTGCTCGAGGCCTGGAAGGACTTTGAGCACGAGTTCGGCACCTCGGCCAACAAGGACAGAGTGAGGAAGCTGATGCCCGAGAAggtgaagaagaggagaaagcTCACAGCAGAGGATGGG TCGGACGCAGGGTGGGAAGAATATTACGACTACATCTTCCCAGAGGATGCTGCCAATCAGCCCAATCTCAAACTGCTGGCCATGGCCAAGATGTGGAAGAAGCAGCAACAGCAGGACGAGCGTCCGGAGGAAGCAGAGACGGAAACGGACGAGAGTGTCGAACCCACACAGCCAGGAGACGAGCAGGAGGAAAGCGGAAAAACACAAGAGAATAAAGAGGGTGTGTTTGACGATCGTGATGACAGcgacagcagcagtagtagcaGTGGCAGTGAAAGTGATGAGGAGAACACTGAAGACAAAAGTGAGCAGAAGACAAATCCTACAGAGGAGGAATaa